One genomic segment of Nonomuraea coxensis DSM 45129 includes these proteins:
- a CDS encoding DMT family transporter produces MAWLLLALAIASEILATSALKLSNGLTHPGWTITVAAGYITSFTLLAQALKLQLDMGTAYAVWSGAGTAAIALIGAAFMGETLTPLKISGILLIIAGVIVLNLAARTP; encoded by the coding sequence ATGGCCTGGCTCCTGCTCGCCCTCGCCATCGCCTCCGAAATCCTCGCCACCAGCGCACTCAAACTCAGCAACGGCCTCACCCACCCCGGCTGGACCATCACCGTCGCCGCCGGCTACATCACCTCCTTCACCCTCCTCGCCCAAGCACTCAAACTCCAGCTCGACATGGGCACCGCCTACGCCGTCTGGTCCGGCGCCGGCACCGCCGCCATCGCCCTCATCGGCGCCGCCTTCATGGGGGAGACCCTGACCCCACTCAAGATCAGCGGCATCCTCCTCATCATCGCCGGCGTCATCGTCCTCAACCTCGCCGCCCGCACCCCATGA
- a CDS encoding SRPBCC family protein, with the protein MNESLTLHPDGRTSLSMRRRLPHPPEKVWRALTEPGHLAAWFPAEVTFDGDRVGYGFGPGGRVTHREPPRLLAHTWGEDHLRWELEPDEDGGTLLTLTHTFSDRHGAASFAAGWHTCLIALLAHLDGRSPAAAPADMGRLHEDYVHILGLGAVTRDGGTVRVERQLVRPAAQVWRHLDGDRAAVGEPPPAPFTVPSVPAGPVTRAEPGRLLQYATPGGSVRWELGEGTGHGARLVLTCTGGTAAPDAWRSRAAEVAAELAEEI; encoded by the coding sequence ATGAACGAGAGCCTCACCCTGCACCCCGACGGCCGCACCTCCCTGAGCATGCGGCGCCGCCTGCCGCACCCGCCGGAGAAGGTCTGGCGCGCCCTCACCGAGCCGGGCCACCTGGCCGCCTGGTTCCCCGCGGAGGTCACCTTCGACGGCGACCGCGTCGGCTACGGTTTCGGCCCCGGCGGCCGGGTCACCCACCGGGAGCCGCCCCGCCTGCTCGCCCACACCTGGGGCGAGGACCACCTGCGGTGGGAGCTGGAGCCCGACGAGGACGGCGGCACCCTGCTCACGCTCACCCACACCTTCTCCGACCGGCACGGCGCCGCGAGCTTCGCCGCCGGCTGGCACACCTGCCTCATCGCCCTGCTCGCCCACCTGGACGGCCGCTCCCCCGCCGCCGCCCCGGCGGACATGGGCCGCCTGCACGAGGACTACGTCCACATCCTCGGCCTCGGCGCCGTGACCCGCGACGGCGGCACCGTACGCGTGGAACGCCAGCTCGTCCGCCCCGCCGCTCAGGTGTGGCGGCATCTGGACGGTGACCGCGCCGCCGTCGGCGAGCCGCCGCCCGCCCCGTTCACCGTGCCCTCCGTCCCCGCCGGCCCCGTCACCCGCGCCGAGCCCGGCAGGCTCCTGCAGTACGCGACGCCGGGCGGCAGCGTCCGCTGGGAGCTGGGCGAAGGCACCGGCCACGGCGCCCGGCTCGTCCTGACGTGCACCGGCGGGACGGCCGCGCCGGACGCCTGGCGGTCGCGCGCCGCGGAAGTGGCCGCCGAACTCGCCGAGGAGATCTGA
- a CDS encoding nuclear transport factor 2 family protein: protein MDTRTAAHRFADTWQHAWTHHDVPAITALYHDDAVHTSMPFRPPHHGKKAIADYITWSFTGESDPHVTFATPIVDGDRAAIEFRVHALDNGRPVTLAGCVFARFDPDGLATETRDYWHTTDGHH from the coding sequence ATGGACACCCGCACCGCCGCCCACCGATTCGCCGACACCTGGCAGCACGCCTGGACCCACCACGACGTCCCCGCCATCACCGCCCTCTACCACGACGACGCCGTCCACACCAGCATGCCCTTCCGCCCCCCACACCACGGCAAAAAGGCCATCGCCGACTACATCACCTGGTCCTTTACCGGCGAGAGCGACCCCCACGTCACCTTCGCCACCCCCATCGTCGACGGCGACCGGGCCGCCATCGAATTCCGCGTCCACGCCCTCGACAACGGCCGCCCCGTCACCCTCGCAGGCTGCGTCTTCGCCCGCTTCGACCCCGACGGCCTCGCCACCGAGACCCGCGACTACTGGCACACCACCGACGGCCACCACTGA
- a CDS encoding helix-turn-helix domain-containing protein gives MVRPPLTPEERLRGEHLGTMLRQARGERSIVEVAAAAGMSAETLRKIETGRIATPAFFTIAALADVLGISLDHLATRTTPAPT, from the coding sequence ATGGTGCGACCACCACTGACCCCCGAAGAACGACTCCGCGGCGAGCACCTCGGCACCATGCTCCGCCAGGCCCGCGGCGAGCGCAGCATCGTCGAGGTCGCCGCCGCCGCCGGCATGTCCGCCGAAACCCTCCGCAAGATCGAGACCGGCCGCATCGCCACACCCGCGTTCTTCACCATCGCCGCCCTCGCCGACGTCCTCGGCATCTCCCTCGACCACCTCGCCACCCGCACCACCCCCGCCCCCACCTGA
- a CDS encoding GNAT family N-acetyltransferase gives MLQPTYPITTPRLALRPFTTDDLDAVHAYEARPDVARYLYWEPRDRDTSRELLAKKATRTAIHQEGDALDLAITHRHTGELIGSALLIWTSSTHRQGEIGYILHPDHHGHGYATEAARAMLTLGFTGLHLHRITGRLDARNTASARVLAKLGMRHEATLVDNEFVKGEWASETIYAILETEATP, from the coding sequence GTGCTGCAACCCACCTACCCCATCACCACCCCACGCCTCGCCTTGCGCCCCTTCACCACCGACGACCTCGACGCCGTCCACGCCTACGAAGCCCGCCCCGACGTCGCCCGCTACCTCTACTGGGAACCCCGCGACCGCGACACCAGCCGCGAACTCCTCGCCAAGAAAGCCACCCGCACCGCCATCCACCAAGAAGGCGACGCCCTCGACCTCGCCATCACCCACCGCCACACCGGCGAACTCATCGGCTCCGCCCTGCTCATCTGGACCAGCAGCACCCACCGCCAAGGCGAGATCGGCTACATCCTCCACCCCGACCACCACGGCCACGGCTACGCCACCGAAGCCGCCCGCGCCATGCTCACCCTCGGCTTCACCGGCCTGCACCTGCACCGCATCACCGGCCGCCTCGACGCCCGCAACACCGCCTCCGCCCGCGTCCTCGCCAAACTCGGCATGCGCCACGAAGCCACCCTCGTCGACAACGAATTCGTCAAAGGCGAATGGGCCAGCGAAACCATCTACGCCATCCTCGAGACCGAGGCCACCCCATGA
- a CDS encoding pyridoxamine 5'-phosphate oxidase family protein: MHPHEVAEILNLPGSRELLSRDITRLAYVAADGTPRNVPIGFTWNGTHIVLCTTPNAPKLAALRRNPAVALTIDTEVHPPSILLIRGRAELDPVDGIPEEYLQMNGSYRMTPEQRVHWEAEVRSLYTGGMVRILVTPAWAKLIDFDNTLPSAVEELVRARDARLPA; this comes from the coding sequence ATGCACCCGCACGAAGTCGCCGAGATCCTGAACCTGCCGGGCAGCCGCGAGCTGCTGTCGCGCGACATCACCCGCCTGGCCTACGTCGCCGCCGACGGCACGCCCCGCAACGTCCCGATCGGGTTCACCTGGAACGGCACCCACATCGTCCTGTGCACCACGCCGAACGCCCCCAAGCTCGCCGCGCTGCGCCGCAACCCGGCGGTCGCGCTGACCATCGACACCGAGGTGCACCCGCCCTCCATCCTGCTCATCCGCGGCCGCGCCGAGCTGGACCCCGTGGACGGCATCCCCGAGGAGTACCTGCAGATGAACGGCAGCTACCGGATGACGCCCGAGCAGCGCGTCCACTGGGAGGCCGAGGTGCGCTCGCTCTACACCGGCGGGATGGTCCGCATCCTCGTCACCCCCGCCTGGGCCAAGCTCATCGACTTCGACAACACCTTGCCGAGCGCCGTCGAGGAGCTCGTCCGCGCCCGCGACGCGCGCCTGCCCGCCTGA
- a CDS encoding nuclear transport factor 2 family protein yields the protein MSTTDPAAGHADAWTVMQKFYEAEAAYVAAGGLGKASYEHVAAHLDPEVTLHQAPGLPFTGTGTWHGHDGMERFLARFSEVWESMEFLEQDHWGEQDTVVVRNRVRFRARATGQEVDTHIMQLITTRNGRMLECRPFYWDPQAIADACRTPDAP from the coding sequence ATGAGCACAACAGACCCCGCCGCCGGCCACGCCGACGCCTGGACGGTCATGCAGAAGTTCTACGAGGCCGAGGCCGCATACGTGGCCGCCGGCGGACTCGGCAAAGCCAGCTACGAGCACGTCGCCGCCCACCTCGACCCAGAGGTGACCCTGCACCAAGCCCCCGGACTGCCCTTCACCGGCACCGGAACCTGGCACGGCCACGACGGCATGGAACGCTTCCTGGCCCGCTTCAGCGAAGTATGGGAATCGATGGAGTTCCTCGAACAGGACCACTGGGGTGAACAAGACACCGTGGTCGTACGGAACCGCGTCCGCTTCCGAGCCCGCGCCACCGGACAGGAAGTCGACACCCACATCATGCAACTCATCACCACCAGAAACGGCCGCATGCTCGAATGCCGCCCCTTCTACTGGGACCCCCAAGCCATCGCCGACGCCTGCCGAACCCCCGACGCCCCCTGA
- a CDS encoding DUF952 domain-containing protein: MTIHHLALATDWHHATHTGEYRISTLGRTLDEEGFIHCSRDLDQLHEVHHRYYTHVTEPLLVLDIDPTGLDIRTENGYPHLYGPLPVTAVTHVRPYTT; encoded by the coding sequence ATGACCATCCACCACCTCGCCCTCGCCACCGACTGGCACCACGCCACCCACACGGGGGAGTACCGCATCTCCACCCTCGGCCGCACCCTCGACGAGGAAGGCTTCATCCACTGCAGCCGCGACCTCGACCAGCTCCACGAAGTCCACCACCGCTACTACACCCACGTCACCGAACCCCTGCTCGTCCTCGACATCGACCCCACCGGGCTCGACATCCGCACCGAGAACGGCTACCCCCACCTCTACGGACCGCTACCCGTGACCGCCGTCACCCACGTCCGCCCCTACACCACCTGA
- a CDS encoding TetR/AcrR family transcriptional regulator: protein MNPHPTTQARSRRRRATLLNAAVDLLAEGGFAAVTHRAVAQRAHLPLAATTYYFASRDQLLAEAFAQLVETELTTTATWINHHGLTGLPTALTTDADRTRQLGLWELYVHAGRDPVLQHIARRWTDGCTHLIAQTLDLPDTDPRARLLYTTLSTLWLELIVEQRPADHATTLLTHALETLLPPR from the coding sequence ATGAACCCCCACCCCACCACCCAGGCCCGCTCCCGCCGCCGCCGCGCCACCCTCCTCAACGCCGCCGTCGACCTCCTCGCCGAAGGCGGCTTCGCCGCCGTCACCCACCGAGCCGTCGCCCAACGCGCCCACCTCCCACTCGCCGCCACCACCTACTACTTCGCCTCCCGCGACCAACTCCTCGCCGAAGCCTTCGCCCAGCTCGTCGAGACCGAACTCACCACCACCGCCACCTGGATCAACCACCACGGCCTCACCGGACTGCCCACCGCCCTCACCACCGACGCCGACCGCACCCGCCAACTCGGCCTCTGGGAGCTGTACGTCCACGCAGGACGCGACCCCGTCCTGCAACACATCGCCCGCCGCTGGACCGACGGCTGCACCCACCTCATCGCCCAAACCCTCGACCTCCCCGACACCGACCCCCGCGCCCGCCTCCTCTACACCACCCTCTCCACCCTCTGGCTCGAACTCATCGTCGAACAACGCCCCGCCGACCACGCCACCACCCTCCTCACCCACGCACTCGAAACCCTTTTGCCACCCCGCTGA
- a CDS encoding radical SAM protein, with protein sequence MLRDGFYETQARTMIERVPAVAGIAQRWAVSPYRGCAHACRGCGARAGHRRLGLDAGRDFDTRIVVKPNAVARLRADLARWGGEELAVGVSGDCYQEAERTYRLMPGVIGALAEAGVPFTVHTKAALVLRDAALLAEAGARVAVSIAFVDERIRRAVEPGAPTAQARLELVSALAEAGVECRVLMAPVLPLLSDAADQLGATVRRIAGAGARAVEPVVLRLPPGTRAWYLEWLGQAHPRLVERYEELYDRAGLPSPDYERRITGQIAQLCRVYGMAFGPGEARRREPRVAQLSLV encoded by the coding sequence GTGTTGCGCGACGGCTTCTACGAGACGCAGGCCCGGACGATGATCGAGCGGGTGCCGGCGGTGGCGGGCATCGCGCAGCGGTGGGCGGTCTCCCCTTATCGGGGTTGTGCGCACGCCTGCCGGGGTTGTGGGGCGCGGGCGGGTCATCGGCGGCTGGGGCTGGACGCGGGGCGTGATTTCGACACCCGGATCGTGGTCAAGCCGAACGCGGTGGCGCGGTTGCGCGCGGATCTGGCGCGCTGGGGTGGTGAGGAGCTGGCGGTGGGCGTCAGCGGTGACTGCTACCAGGAGGCGGAGCGGACCTACCGGTTGATGCCGGGGGTGATCGGGGCGCTGGCGGAGGCGGGGGTGCCGTTCACCGTTCACACCAAGGCGGCGCTGGTGTTGCGGGACGCGGCGTTGCTGGCTGAGGCGGGGGCTCGGGTGGCGGTGTCGATCGCGTTCGTGGACGAGCGGATCCGGCGGGCGGTGGAGCCGGGGGCGCCGACGGCGCAGGCGCGGCTGGAGCTGGTGTCGGCGCTGGCGGAGGCGGGGGTGGAGTGCCGGGTGTTGATGGCGCCGGTGCTGCCGTTGCTGAGTGACGCGGCCGATCAGCTCGGGGCGACGGTGCGGCGGATCGCGGGTGCGGGGGCTCGGGCGGTGGAGCCTGTGGTGCTGCGGCTGCCGCCGGGGACGCGGGCGTGGTATCTGGAGTGGCTGGGGCAGGCGCATCCGCGGCTGGTGGAGCGTTACGAGGAGTTGTACGACCGGGCGGGGCTGCCGTCGCCGGATTACGAGCGGCGGATCACGGGGCAGATCGCGCAGTTGTGCCGGGTGTACGGGATGGCGTTCGGGCCGGGTGAGGCGCGGCGGCGGGAGCCGCGGGTGGCGCAGTTGTCCCTCGTCTGA
- a CDS encoding DUF4037 domain-containing protein codes for MPGIELSRAFYHEVVAPLVPAIPHSAALVGPGSEVLEFDTARSADHDWGPRVLLFVPGEQVAEVEARVLAGLPERFRGLPTVFPYHGRTRAGVRVCEPGAWLREHLGFDPRAGMSLLDWLSAPWQRLAEVTRGEVFHDGLGAMEAARAALRWYPEDVWRYVLACQWRRIAQEEPFPGRCGEVGDELGSAVVGARLAREVMRLALLLRRRYPPYAKWLGSALARLPGSAELGECLGSAVAARSWRDREERLAGAYARLAALQNRTALAARLDEGVRAFHDRPFKVIGGDRFAEALLASVSDPAIRALPMAGCVDQLSDSTEVLVESGRARALTAAALGLTA; via the coding sequence ATGCCGGGTATTGAGTTGTCGCGGGCTTTCTACCACGAGGTGGTGGCGCCGCTGGTGCCGGCGATCCCGCACAGCGCCGCGCTGGTGGGGCCGGGGTCGGAGGTGCTGGAGTTCGACACCGCGCGCTCGGCCGACCACGACTGGGGGCCGCGGGTGCTGCTGTTCGTGCCGGGCGAGCAGGTGGCCGAGGTGGAGGCGCGGGTGCTGGCGGGACTGCCGGAGCGCTTCCGCGGCCTGCCGACCGTGTTCCCCTATCACGGCCGGACACGGGCCGGGGTGCGGGTGTGCGAGCCGGGCGCGTGGCTGCGCGAGCACCTCGGGTTCGACCCGCGGGCGGGCATGTCGTTGCTGGACTGGCTGTCGGCGCCGTGGCAGCGGCTGGCGGAGGTGACCCGCGGCGAGGTCTTCCACGACGGCCTCGGCGCGATGGAGGCGGCGCGGGCGGCGCTGCGCTGGTATCCCGAGGACGTGTGGCGGTACGTGCTGGCCTGCCAGTGGCGGCGCATCGCGCAGGAGGAGCCGTTCCCCGGCCGGTGCGGCGAGGTGGGCGACGAGCTGGGGTCGGCGGTGGTGGGGGCGCGGCTGGCCCGCGAGGTGATGCGGCTGGCGCTGCTGCTGCGCCGCCGCTACCCGCCCTACGCCAAATGGCTCGGCAGCGCCCTGGCCCGGCTGCCCGGGTCGGCGGAGCTCGGCGAGTGCCTGGGCTCGGCGGTGGCCGCCCGGTCGTGGCGGGACCGCGAGGAACGGCTGGCGGGCGCCTACGCGCGGCTGGCGGCGCTGCAGAACCGGACGGCGCTGGCCGCGCGGCTGGACGAGGGCGTGCGCGCCTTCCACGACCGGCCGTTCAAGGTGATCGGCGGGGACCGGTTCGCCGAGGCGCTGCTGGCGTCGGTGTCGGACCCGGCGATCCGGGCGCTGCCGATGGCGGGATGCGTCGACCAGCTGTCGGACTCCACCGAGGTGCTGGTGGAGTCGGGGCGGGCGCGGGCGCTCACGGCGGCGGCACTGGGCCTGACCGCCTGA
- a CDS encoding YciI family protein codes for MAKYLLLKHYRGAPAAVNDVPMDRWTPEEIAAHVRYMDDFADRLRSTGEYVDGQALSPDGVFVRHGGEGRPPVVDGPFAETKDLIAGWMVIDVESYERALELAAELSAAPGAGGEPIHEWLELRPFLAPHPAATD; via the coding sequence ATGGCCAAGTACCTGCTGCTCAAGCACTACCGGGGCGCGCCGGCGGCGGTCAACGACGTGCCCATGGACCGGTGGACGCCCGAGGAGATCGCCGCCCACGTGCGTTACATGGACGACTTCGCCGACCGGCTGAGGAGCACCGGCGAGTACGTCGACGGCCAGGCGCTGTCCCCGGACGGCGTGTTCGTCCGTCACGGGGGCGAGGGCCGGCCGCCGGTCGTCGACGGGCCGTTCGCCGAGACCAAGGACCTGATCGCCGGCTGGATGGTGATCGACGTCGAGTCCTACGAGCGGGCTCTGGAGCTGGCCGCCGAGCTGTCGGCCGCGCCGGGCGCCGGCGGTGAGCCGATCCACGAGTGGCTGGAGCTGCGGCCGTTCCTGGCGCCGCACCCGGCGGCCACCGACTGA
- the purB gene encoding adenylosuccinate lyase, translated as MTSKPRIPNVLAARYASPELTRLWSPEYKIVAERRLWLAVLRAQAELGVAVPEGALADYDKVVEQVDLESIAARERVTRHDVKARIEEFNALAGHEQVHKGMTSRDLTENVEQLQIRDSLLLARGKTVALLARLARLAKEHEATVMAGRSHNVAAQATTLGKRFATAADELLVAYRRLEELIARYPLRGIKGPVGTAQDMLDLLGGDQDKLAGLEGRVARHLGFAGALTSVGQVYPRSLDFEVVTALVQLAAAPSSLARTIRLMAGHELVTEGFAEGQVGSSAMPHKMNTRSCERVNGLAVVLRGYASMTGELAGDQWNEGDVSCSVVRRVALPDAFFAFDGLMETMLTVLDEFGAFPAVIAAELDRYLPFLATTKMLMAAVRAGMGREAAHEIIKEHAVAAALAMRSRGAANELLDLLGGDERFPLDRARLEELLADRVSFTGAAAEQVEEVARRVGEVVAAHPQAAAYRPGAIL; from the coding sequence GTGACTTCCAAGCCGCGCATCCCGAACGTCCTGGCCGCCCGCTACGCCTCGCCGGAGCTGACCCGCCTGTGGTCGCCCGAGTACAAGATCGTCGCCGAGCGGCGGTTGTGGCTGGCGGTGCTGCGGGCGCAGGCGGAGCTGGGCGTCGCGGTGCCCGAGGGCGCCCTCGCCGACTACGACAAGGTCGTCGAGCAGGTCGACCTGGAGTCCATCGCCGCGCGCGAGCGGGTGACCCGCCACGACGTGAAGGCCCGCATCGAGGAGTTCAACGCGCTGGCCGGGCACGAGCAGGTGCACAAGGGCATGACCTCGCGCGACCTGACGGAGAACGTCGAGCAGCTGCAGATCCGCGACAGCCTGCTGCTGGCGCGCGGGAAGACGGTCGCCCTGCTCGCGCGGCTGGCGAGGCTGGCCAAGGAGCACGAGGCCACGGTGATGGCCGGCCGCTCCCACAACGTGGCCGCGCAGGCCACGACGCTGGGCAAGCGGTTCGCCACGGCCGCCGACGAGCTGCTGGTCGCCTACCGGCGGCTGGAGGAGCTGATCGCCCGCTACCCGCTGCGCGGCATCAAGGGCCCGGTCGGCACCGCCCAGGACATGCTGGACCTGCTCGGCGGCGACCAGGACAAGCTCGCCGGCCTGGAGGGCCGGGTGGCCCGGCACCTCGGGTTCGCCGGCGCCCTCACCAGCGTCGGCCAGGTCTACCCGCGCTCACTCGACTTCGAGGTGGTGACGGCGCTGGTGCAGCTGGCGGCGGCGCCGTCGTCGCTGGCTAGGACGATCCGGCTGATGGCCGGCCACGAGCTGGTCACCGAAGGGTTCGCCGAAGGGCAGGTCGGCTCCTCGGCGATGCCGCACAAGATGAACACCCGCTCCTGCGAGCGCGTCAACGGCCTGGCGGTCGTGCTGCGCGGCTACGCCTCGATGACCGGCGAGCTGGCGGGCGACCAGTGGAACGAGGGCGACGTGTCGTGCTCGGTGGTGCGCCGGGTGGCGCTGCCGGACGCGTTCTTCGCCTTCGACGGGCTGATGGAGACGATGCTGACGGTGCTGGACGAGTTCGGCGCCTTCCCCGCGGTGATCGCCGCGGAGCTGGACCGCTACCTGCCGTTCCTGGCCACCACCAAGATGCTCATGGCGGCCGTGCGGGCCGGGATGGGCCGCGAGGCGGCCCACGAGATCATCAAGGAGCACGCGGTCGCGGCGGCGCTGGCGATGCGCTCGCGCGGCGCGGCCAACGAGCTGCTGGACCTGCTGGGCGGCGACGAGCGGTTCCCGCTGGACCGGGCGCGGCTGGAGGAGCTGCTGGCCGACCGGGTGTCGTTCACCGGGGCGGCGGCCGAGCAGGTCGAGGAGGTCGCGCGGCGGGTGGGCGAGGTCGTGGCGGCGCATCCGCAGGCGGCTGCGTACCGGCCGGGCGCCATCCTCTGA
- a CDS encoding MerR family transcriptional regulator — MSLSVGQVARLAGVTVRTLHHYDEIGLLSPTERTRAGYRRYTDADLSRLQQILLYRELGFPLEEIAVILDEPSADELTHLRRQHALLTDRARHLGQVIAAVERAIHAHTSGVALTPEERFEVFGGFRPEEHEAEAAARWGADPRYAESRRRVASYTKADWLELKAEAGAITGALAAACEAGLPAGGEHAMDLAERHRGHVTRWFYDCGHDLHRGLGDLYVADARFTAVFDAVLPGLAAYVREAIHANAARHP, encoded by the coding sequence ATGAGTCTGTCGGTCGGCCAGGTCGCGCGTCTCGCCGGCGTCACCGTCCGCACCCTGCACCACTACGACGAGATCGGCCTGCTCTCCCCCACCGAGCGCACCCGCGCGGGCTACCGCCGTTACACCGACGCCGATCTGTCCCGTCTGCAGCAGATCCTGCTGTACCGGGAGCTCGGCTTCCCCCTGGAGGAGATCGCCGTCATCCTCGACGAGCCCTCGGCCGACGAGCTGACCCACCTGCGCCGCCAGCACGCGCTGCTGACCGACCGCGCCCGCCATCTCGGTCAGGTGATCGCCGCCGTCGAACGCGCCATCCACGCGCACACCAGCGGCGTCGCCCTCACCCCTGAGGAGCGTTTCGAGGTCTTCGGCGGCTTCCGGCCGGAGGAGCACGAGGCCGAGGCCGCCGCCCGCTGGGGCGCGGACCCTCGGTACGCCGAGAGCCGCCGCCGGGTCGCCTCCTACACCAAGGCCGACTGGCTGGAGCTCAAGGCGGAGGCCGGGGCCATCACGGGCGCGCTGGCCGCCGCCTGCGAGGCCGGGCTGCCCGCCGGCGGCGAGCACGCGATGGACCTGGCCGAACGTCACCGCGGCCACGTCACCCGCTGGTTCTACGACTGCGGGCACGACCTGCACCGCGGCCTCGGCGACCTGTACGTCGCCGATGCCCGTTTCACCGCGGTCTTCGACGCCGTGCTGCCGGGCCTGGCGGCTTACGTGCGTGAGGCCATCCACGCGAACGCCGCCCGCCACCCCTGA
- a CDS encoding GNAT family N-acetyltransferase: MTRELRTPAEVRSACGNDDLVMWAAQGLRAGARAWAAGGAVVAGCPRISRRDRLVVWGRPGDAAPLVRHALAELGPSYRPLGEAGLIRQVAGAVEELRAGPCFSWMSLTGLRHDGGGDGVGWLEGADAEIAALLAADAPDAYAVPGDAGVLRWAGLRDGDRLAAVAADAWSAPDVGLLAGVATGSAYRGRGLAERVCRWVSGRLIDTYGRAALMVDDDNPAAIRVYERIGYRRRPVMTSRVTA, translated from the coding sequence GTGACACGGGAGCTGCGCACACCGGCCGAGGTGCGCTCGGCGTGCGGGAACGACGACCTGGTGATGTGGGCGGCCCAGGGCCTGCGCGCGGGAGCGCGCGCCTGGGCGGCGGGCGGCGCGGTCGTGGCCGGCTGCCCGCGCATCTCCCGCCGGGACCGGCTCGTGGTGTGGGGCCGGCCGGGCGACGCCGCGCCGCTGGTCCGGCACGCGCTGGCGGAGCTGGGGCCGTCGTACCGGCCGCTCGGCGAGGCCGGGCTGATCCGGCAGGTCGCCGGCGCGGTCGAGGAGCTGCGGGCGGGGCCGTGCTTCTCCTGGATGAGCCTCACCGGACTTCGCCACGACGGCGGCGGGGACGGGGTGGGGTGGCTGGAGGGCGCGGACGCCGAGATCGCCGCGCTGCTGGCCGCCGACGCCCCCGACGCCTACGCGGTGCCCGGCGACGCCGGGGTGCTGCGGTGGGCGGGGCTGCGCGACGGCGACCGGCTCGCGGCGGTCGCCGCCGACGCCTGGTCGGCCCCGGACGTCGGGCTGCTGGCCGGCGTCGCGACCGGCTCCGCCTACCGCGGGCGCGGCCTCGCCGAACGGGTGTGCCGGTGGGTGTCGGGGCGGCTCATCGACACCTACGGCCGGGCGGCGCTCATGGTGGACGACGACAACCCGGCCGCGATCCGCGTCTACGAGCGCATCGGCTACCGGCGCCGCCCCGTCATGACCTCCCGCGTCACCGCCTGA
- a CDS encoding ATP-binding protein yields MTPAPAAVLAAVPTLMPALLPSPMPTLKPMLAASWTLPAAAASVPRARRAARGLLAEWGPPHQVGEVAELLVSELVTNAVQHAHGPVVLSMWARDGRLRCEVADADPRPPRPRQAREEDEGSRGLELVQALADTWGSAPTRRGKVVWFELAAPGRA; encoded by the coding sequence ATGACCCCGGCCCCCGCGGCCGTGCTCGCCGCCGTGCCCACGCTCATGCCCGCCCTCCTCCCGTCGCCCATGCCCACGCTGAAGCCCATGCTCGCGGCGTCATGGACACTGCCCGCCGCCGCCGCCTCGGTCCCGCGCGCCCGCCGCGCGGCACGCGGCCTGCTCGCCGAATGGGGCCCGCCCCACCAGGTAGGAGAAGTCGCCGAACTCCTGGTCAGCGAACTCGTCACGAACGCCGTCCAGCACGCGCACGGCCCCGTCGTGCTCAGCATGTGGGCACGCGACGGACGGCTGCGCTGCGAAGTGGCCGACGCCGACCCCCGCCCACCCCGCCCCCGCCAGGCCCGCGAGGAGGACGAAGGCTCCCGCGGCCTCGAACTCGTGCAGGCGCTCGCCGACACCTGGGGCAGCGCCCCCACCCGGCGCGGCAAGGTCGTCTGGTTCGAACTGGCCGCGCCGGGACGCGCGTGA
- a CDS encoding ArsR/SmtB family transcription factor — MPFDVLAEPARRRILDLLLERPRNVTELTAGLGLTQPGTSKHLRALRRAGLVTVRKDAQRRFYELTPAPLAEIDAWLTPYRRLWTRSLDRLEAHLDAMPDEPGKDAR, encoded by the coding sequence ATGCCTTTCGACGTCCTCGCCGAGCCCGCCCGCCGGCGCATCCTCGACCTGCTCCTCGAACGCCCCCGCAACGTCACCGAGCTCACCGCCGGCCTCGGCCTCACCCAGCCCGGCACCAGCAAGCACCTGCGCGCCCTGCGCCGCGCCGGCCTCGTCACCGTCCGCAAGGACGCCCAGCGCCGCTTCTACGAGCTCACCCCCGCTCCCCTGGCCGAGATCGACGCCTGGCTCACCCCGTACCGCCGGCTGTGGACCCGCAGCCTCGACCGCCTGGAAGCCCATCTGGACGCCATGCCGGACGAGCCGGGAAAGGACGCGCGATGA